Proteins encoded by one window of Musa acuminata AAA Group cultivar baxijiao chromosome BXJ2-9, Cavendish_Baxijiao_AAA, whole genome shotgun sequence:
- the LOC135623009 gene encoding S-adenosylmethionine decarboxylase proenzyme-like gives MAISLLDTPNPPLASPIGFEGYEKRLEITLSEAPIFVDAHGWGLRALSRAQIDSILDLARCTIVSHLSNKNFDSYVLSESSLFVYPYKIILKTCGTTKLLLSIPRILELAAELSLSVFSVKYSRGTFIFPGAQPSPHRSFSDEVAVLNQFFGSLESGGDAYVIGDSANADRKWHIYYAANKPELPMVTLEMCMTKLNTERALIFFKNSVEGHECPAKAMTKLSGISNIIPEMEICDFDFEPCGYSMNGIHGPSLSTIHVTPEEGFSYASYEAMGFDPLTSVPQDLIERVLRCFDPSEFSLAVTIFGGRGLAGTWTDKILLDGYTCKDRVEQDLPGGGLLIYQAFAASAVTAVSPGPNLHY, from the coding sequence ATGGCAATCTCACTGCTGGACACTCCAAACCCTCCCTTGGCCTCACCAATTGGTTTCGAGGGATACGAGAAGCGCCTGGAGATCACACTCTCCGAGGCACCCATTTTTGTGGACGCCCATGGTTGGGGGCTGCGTGCTCTTTCACGGGCACAGATCGATTCCATTCTGGATCTGGCACGATGCACCATCGTGTCTCATCTCTCGAACAAGAACTTCGATTCATATGTCCTCTCCGAATCCAGCCTCTTTGTTTATCCCTACAAAATAATCCTCAAGACTTGCGGGACCACGAAGCTCCTCCTATCCATTCCTAGAATTCTTGAACTTGCTGCAGAGCTTTCGCTCTCTGTTTTCTCTGTTAAATACTCTCGTGGGACCTTTATCTTTCCTGGTGCACAGCCGTCCCCCCACCGTAGCTTCTCCGATGAAGTTGCTGTGCTCAATCAGTTCTTTGGCAGCCTCGAGTCAGGTGGTGATGCATATGTGATTGGTGATTCAGCGAACGCAGATCGAAAATGGCATATATACTATGCTGCCAATAAGCCTGAGCTGCCGATGGTCACCCTCGAGATGTGCATGACTAAGTTGAACACTGAACGGGCGTTAATCTTCTTTAAGAATTCGGTGGAAGGACATGAGTGTCCTGCCAAGGCCATGACGAAGCTCTCTGGTATCTCCAATATTATTCCTGAGATGGAGATCTGTGACTTCGACTTCGAGCCCTGTGGCTACTCCATGAATGGGATTCATGGCCCGTCGCTCTCCACCATCCATGTGACACCCGAGGAGGGTTTCAGTTACGCTAGTTATGAGGCAATGGGGTTTGATCCTCTGACCTCGGTGCCGCAGGACTTAATCGAGAGGGTCCTCAGGTGCTTTGACCCTTCAGAATTCTCTCTTGCAGTCACCATCTTCGGTGGCCGTGGACTAGCAGGCACTTGGACAGACAAGATACTTCTTGATGGTTACACCTGCAAAGATAGAGTGGAACAAGATCTCCCAGGCGGTGGCCTGTTGATATACCAAGCATTTGCTGCTTCTGCTGTAACTGCAGTGTCGCCCGGACCCAATCTACATTACTAG
- the LOC103997856 gene encoding autophagy-related protein 18b isoform X3, producing the protein MLFSTNLLAIVGAGEQPSLSPRKLCLFNTLTGSALRELNFLTSIVAVRLNRKRLIVILRDKTYIYDLNSLVILETIDTVPNNKGLCAFSPGSESCYLALPASTTKGSVLIYNTVALQSVCQIDAHRSPLVAMIFSSSGTYLATASQQGTIIRVHLVSQATESYSFRRGTYPSTIYSLSFGPCADVPEVLVATSSSGSLHAFLLGPAIKQRRKPNRVIGSLIPDTLSDAFDHAYHHILHNVVPACVKSHVRIHSIDNISSAPGVSGFRASIFIITRNGYFREYSLNVTKSNECSWSLEREVNLLETVSNDPN; encoded by the exons ATGCTTTTTAGCACAAATCTTCTTGCTATAGTTGGGGCAGGGGAGCAG CCATCACTATCTCCTCGGAAACTTTGTCTTTTCAATACTCTGACTGGATCTGCACTCAGAGAGTTAAATTTCTTGACATCGATCGTAGCTGTCCGTCTTAACAGAAAAAG GCTTATCGTCATCTTGCGAGATAAAACGTATATTTATGACTTGAACAGCCTTGTTATTCTGGAGACAATTGATACTGTGCCAAACAACAAAG GACTCTGTGCATTTTCTCCTGGATCGGAAAGTTGCTATTTGGCTCTTCCAGCAAGTACAACTAAAGGATCTGTTTTAATTTACAACACAGTTGCACTCCAATCAGTCTGTCAG ATTGATGCCCATAGATCACCATTAGTTGCAATGATATTCTCTTCTAGCGGCACATATCTGGCAACAGCTTCTCAGCAAGGAACAATTATCAGAGTGCACCTAGTTTCACAAGCCACTGAG TCATATAGTTTCCGGAGAGGAACATATCCATCAACAATCTATTCCCTATCATTTGGACCATGTGCTGATGTACCAGAAGTTCTTGTTGCCACAAGCTCATCAGGCTCTTTGCATGCCTTCTTGTTGGGACCTGCAATAAAGCAAAG AAGAAAACCAAACAGAGTAATTGGTTCTTTGATCCCTGACACATTGAGTGATGCCTTTGACCATGCTTATCATCACATTCTACACAATGTTGTCCCTGCCTGTGTCAAAAG cCATGTTAGGATCCACAGCATTGACAATATTTCAAGTGCTCCTGGAGTTTCTGGTTTTCG GGCATCCATTTTCATCATCACTCGCAATGGCTACTTCAGGGAGTACAGCTTAAATGTCACCAAGTCGAACGAGTGCTCGTGGAGCTTGGAGCGTGAAGTCAATCTATTAGAGACCGTCTCCAATGATCCAAATTAA
- the LOC103997856 gene encoding autophagy-related protein 18b isoform X2, whose protein sequence is MASSSRASPSASPVLCASFNQDNSWFSVGTKDGFKLFDARTGRLCFERAVGAFNIVEMLFSTNLLAIVGAGEQPSLSPRKLCLFNTLTGSALRELNFLTSIVAVRLNRKRLIVILRDKTYIYDLNSLVILETIDTVPNNKGLCAFSPGSESCYLALPASTTKGSVLIYNTVALQSVCQIDAHRSPLVAMIFSSSGTYLATASQQGTIIRVHLVSQATESYSFRRGTYPSTIYSLSFGPCADVPEVLVATSSSGSLHAFLLGPAIKQRRKPNRVIGSLIPDTLSDAFDHAYHHILHNVVPACVKSHVRIHSIDNISSAPGVSGFRASIFIITRNGYFREYSLNVTKSNECSWSLEREVNLLETVSNDPN, encoded by the exons ATGGCGAGCAGCTCCAGGGCCTCCCCGTCGGCGTCCCCGGTCCTCTGCGCCTCCTTCAACCAGGACAACAG CTGGTTTTCTGTTGGAACAAAAGATGGGTTCAAGCTTTTTGATGCACGGACTGGTAGATTGTGCTTTGAAAGAG CTGTTGGTGCATTCAACATTGTTGAGATGCTTTTTAGCACAAATCTTCTTGCTATAGTTGGGGCAGGGGAGCAG CCATCACTATCTCCTCGGAAACTTTGTCTTTTCAATACTCTGACTGGATCTGCACTCAGAGAGTTAAATTTCTTGACATCGATCGTAGCTGTCCGTCTTAACAGAAAAAG GCTTATCGTCATCTTGCGAGATAAAACGTATATTTATGACTTGAACAGCCTTGTTATTCTGGAGACAATTGATACTGTGCCAAACAACAAAG GACTCTGTGCATTTTCTCCTGGATCGGAAAGTTGCTATTTGGCTCTTCCAGCAAGTACAACTAAAGGATCTGTTTTAATTTACAACACAGTTGCACTCCAATCAGTCTGTCAG ATTGATGCCCATAGATCACCATTAGTTGCAATGATATTCTCTTCTAGCGGCACATATCTGGCAACAGCTTCTCAGCAAGGAACAATTATCAGAGTGCACCTAGTTTCACAAGCCACTGAG TCATATAGTTTCCGGAGAGGAACATATCCATCAACAATCTATTCCCTATCATTTGGACCATGTGCTGATGTACCAGAAGTTCTTGTTGCCACAAGCTCATCAGGCTCTTTGCATGCCTTCTTGTTGGGACCTGCAATAAAGCAAAG AAGAAAACCAAACAGAGTAATTGGTTCTTTGATCCCTGACACATTGAGTGATGCCTTTGACCATGCTTATCATCACATTCTACACAATGTTGTCCCTGCCTGTGTCAAAAG cCATGTTAGGATCCACAGCATTGACAATATTTCAAGTGCTCCTGGAGTTTCTGGTTTTCG GGCATCCATTTTCATCATCACTCGCAATGGCTACTTCAGGGAGTACAGCTTAAATGTCACCAAGTCGAACGAGTGCTCGTGGAGCTTGGAGCGTGAAGTCAATCTATTAGAGACCGTCTCCAATGATCCAAATTAA
- the LOC103997855 gene encoding probable LRR receptor-like serine/threonine-protein kinase At2g23950 — MHGCFTPMSCPHHGPFLTSAPSWPFIEHSHCSHHHLFAHDEMAWHRTSRPHHASVFHPLLPVGHIYQNTPSAVCSLSAAPMASKCCFSNLFVLFFSFCNVAFSFEPLNMEVVALIAIRSELHDPHGVLSNWDEDSVDPCSWAMITCSPENLVIGLGAPSQNLSGTLSGRIANLTNLQQVLLQNNNISGELPPELGLLPKLQSLDLSNNGFSGSVPASLGHLASLRYLRLNNNSLSGSFPESLSRIPQLSFLDLSCNNLSGPVPLFPTRTFNIVGNPLICGNRRTEECSRTAIPSSLPFLLDSSAQKRSKAKKLGIAMGASVGGSSLLLLLALVLFLCRRKRQKNQWILGLGDREKEEGAVMVGLGNLRRFTLRELRAATENFSGRNVLGKGGFGHVYRGRLADGTVVAVKRLRADAVGSGNGEAQFRTEVEMISLAVHRNLLRLLGYCAASCERLLVYPFMPNGSVAARLRGKPPLDWSTRKRIALGAARGLLYLHEQCDPKIIHRDVKAANVLLDDCCEAVVGDFGLAKLLDHGDSHVTTAVRGTVGHIAPEYLSTGQSSDKTDVFGFGILLLELISGRRVLEFGKGPNQNQKGAMLDWVRKVYQERKLDLLVDRDLGSSYDRIEVAEMVQVALLCTQYLPSHRPKMSEVVRMLEGDGLADKWEASNRPLVQVNAPNSDTHSDSNGFFVLNNDDDDGSGDGNSDGDAGSGDIDMVEEMELSGPR, encoded by the exons ATGCATGGCTGCTTTACCCCCATGTCATGCCCCCATCATGGACCCTTCCTCACATCAGCACCATCATGGCCGTTCATTGAACATTCTCATTGCTCCCATCACCACCTCTTTGCTCATGATGAAATGGCATGGCACCGAACCTCAAGACCTCATCATGCCTCAGTCTTCCATCCACTTCTCCCTGTTGGTCACATATATCAAAACACCCCCTCAGCTGTTTGTTCTCTCTCCGCTGCTCCCATGGCTTCCAAGTGCTGCTTCTCAAATCTCTTCGTCTTGTTCTTCTCCTTCTGCAATGTTGCCTTCTCCTTTGAGCCACTTAACATGGAAG TGGTGGCTCTGATAGCTATTAGAAGCGAACTGCATGACCCACATGGGGTTCTGAGCAATTGGGACGAAGACTCCGTGGATCCCTGCAGCTGGGCGATGATCACTTGTTCCCCAGAGAATCTTGTTATTGGCCT GGGAGCACCGAGCCAGAATCTATCAGGAACGCTCTCTGGGAGGATAGCGAACCTCACCAATCTCCAGCAAGT ATTGCTACAGAACAACAACATATCAGGTGAGCTGCCACCAGAGCTTGGACTTCTCCCAAAGCTCCAGTCCTTGGACCTCTCCAACAATGGCTTCTCCGGCAGCGTCCCCGCGTCCTTGGGCCACCTCGCCAGCCTCCGATATCT GAGACTCAACAACAACAGCTTGTCTGGGTCCTTCCCCGAGTCGCTGTCAAGAATTCCACAGCTCTCTTTCTT GGACTTGTCTTGCAACAATCTCAGCGGGCCGGTTCCTCTATTCCCGACCAGAACTTTCAA CATCGTGGGCAATCCTCTGATATGTGGAAACCGGAGGACGGAGGAGTGCTCGCGAACGGCCATCCCCAGCTCTCTTCCTTTCCTGTTAGATTCATCGGCTCAGA AGAGATCGAAGGCCAAGAAGCTCGGCATTGCGATGGGTGCCAGCGTCGGTGGCTCGTCGCTCTTGCTCCTTCTCGCGTTGGTGCTCTTCCTTTGCCGCCGAAAGCGGCAGAAGAACCAATGGATCCTCGGCCTCGGTG ACAGGGAAAAGGAGGAGGGTGCGGTGATGGTGGGGCTGGGGAACCTGCGGCGGTTCACACTGCGGGAGCTGCGGGCGGCGACGGAGAACTTCAGCGGGCGCAACGTGCTTGGGAAGGGCGGGTTCGGGCACGTGTACAGGGGGCGGCTGGCCGACGGCACAGTGGTGGCGGTGAAGCGGCTCCGGGCGGACGCCGTCGGCTCTGGCAATGGTGAGGCGCAGTTCCGTACGGAGGTGGAGATGATCAGCCTCGCCGTCCACCGcaacctcctccgcctcctcggctACTGCGCCGCCTCCTGCGAGCGCCTCCTCGTCTACCCCTTCATGCCCAACGGCAGCGTCGCCGCCCGCCTCCGCG GTAAGCCTCCGTTGGACTGGAGCACGAGGAAGCGGATCGCGCTAGGCGCGGCCAGGGGCCTCCTGTACCTGCACGAGCAGTGCGACCCCAAGATCATCCACCGGGACGTCAAGGCCGCCAACGTGCTGCTCGACGATTGCTGCGAGGCCGTGGTGGGCGACTTCGGCCTCGCGAAGCTCCTCGACCACGGGGACTCCCACGTCACCACCGCCGTCCGCGGCACCGTCGGCCACATCGCCCCCGAGTACCTCTCCACCGGCCAGTCATCGGACAAGACCGACGTCTTCGGTTTCGGCATCCTCCTTCTCGAGCTCATCTCCGGCCGGCGCGTGCTCGAGTTCGGCAAGGGGCCCAACCAGAACCAGAAGGGCGCCATGCTTGATTGG GTGAGGAAGGTGTACCAAGAGAGGAAGCTCGATCTTCTAGTGGACCGGGATCTCGGCAGCAGCTACGACCGGATCGAGGTGGCGGAGATGGTGCAGGTGGCGCTCTTGTGCACCCAGTACCTCCCCTCCCACCGCCCGAAGATGTCAGAGGTGGTGAGGATGCTCGAAGGCGACGGGCTCGCCGACAAGTGGGAGGCTTCCAACAGGCCACTGGTGCAAGTCAATGCCCCCAACTCCGACACTCATTCCGATTCTAACGGCTTCTTCGTGCTCaacaacgacgacgacgatggtAGTGGTGATGGCAACAGCGACGGTGATGCTGGTTCGGGGGATATCGACATGGTCGAAGAAATGGAGTTATCTGGTCCCAGGTAG
- the LOC103997856 gene encoding autophagy-related protein 18b isoform X1, which yields MGSSFLMHGLVDCALKEVIFFKSRGRQALRFLIDAVRHQQLIQYISFSLMAVGAFNIVEMLFSTNLLAIVGAGEQPSLSPRKLCLFNTLTGSALRELNFLTSIVAVRLNRKRLIVILRDKTYIYDLNSLVILETIDTVPNNKGLCAFSPGSESCYLALPASTTKGSVLIYNTVALQSVCQIDAHRSPLVAMIFSSSGTYLATASQQGTIIRVHLVSQATESYSFRRGTYPSTIYSLSFGPCADVPEVLVATSSSGSLHAFLLGPAIKQRRKPNRVIGSLIPDTLSDAFDHAYHHILHNVVPACVKSHVRIHSIDNISSAPGVSGFRASIFIITRNGYFREYSLNVTKSNECSWSLEREVNLLETVSNDPN from the exons ATGGGTTCAAGCTTTTTGATGCACGGACTGGTAGATTGTGCTTTGAAAGAG gtgattttttttaaaagtcGAGGAAGACAAGCTTTGAGGTTCTTGATTGACGCTGTACGACATCAGCAGTTGATTCAATACATTTCCTTCTCGCTGATGG CTGTTGGTGCATTCAACATTGTTGAGATGCTTTTTAGCACAAATCTTCTTGCTATAGTTGGGGCAGGGGAGCAG CCATCACTATCTCCTCGGAAACTTTGTCTTTTCAATACTCTGACTGGATCTGCACTCAGAGAGTTAAATTTCTTGACATCGATCGTAGCTGTCCGTCTTAACAGAAAAAG GCTTATCGTCATCTTGCGAGATAAAACGTATATTTATGACTTGAACAGCCTTGTTATTCTGGAGACAATTGATACTGTGCCAAACAACAAAG GACTCTGTGCATTTTCTCCTGGATCGGAAAGTTGCTATTTGGCTCTTCCAGCAAGTACAACTAAAGGATCTGTTTTAATTTACAACACAGTTGCACTCCAATCAGTCTGTCAG ATTGATGCCCATAGATCACCATTAGTTGCAATGATATTCTCTTCTAGCGGCACATATCTGGCAACAGCTTCTCAGCAAGGAACAATTATCAGAGTGCACCTAGTTTCACAAGCCACTGAG TCATATAGTTTCCGGAGAGGAACATATCCATCAACAATCTATTCCCTATCATTTGGACCATGTGCTGATGTACCAGAAGTTCTTGTTGCCACAAGCTCATCAGGCTCTTTGCATGCCTTCTTGTTGGGACCTGCAATAAAGCAAAG AAGAAAACCAAACAGAGTAATTGGTTCTTTGATCCCTGACACATTGAGTGATGCCTTTGACCATGCTTATCATCACATTCTACACAATGTTGTCCCTGCCTGTGTCAAAAG cCATGTTAGGATCCACAGCATTGACAATATTTCAAGTGCTCCTGGAGTTTCTGGTTTTCG GGCATCCATTTTCATCATCACTCGCAATGGCTACTTCAGGGAGTACAGCTTAAATGTCACCAAGTCGAACGAGTGCTCGTGGAGCTTGGAGCGTGAAGTCAATCTATTAGAGACCGTCTCCAATGATCCAAATTAA